In the genome of Dromiciops gliroides isolate mDroGli1 chromosome 1, mDroGli1.pri, whole genome shotgun sequence, the window ctTGCCCAGGCCCTTGGGCCCAGCCGTTTCCTCAGCATGGCGTGGGGGCTGCCCAGTGCCGCCAGCCTGGCCCGTCTCTGCCAGAAGCTCAACCGGTTGAAGCCATTGGAAGACGCCATGATGGAGACGTCCCTGAGGCGTTGCCTGTCTACGCTGGACCTGGCGCTGCTGGGCATTGGTGGCATGGTGGGCTCGGGGCTCTATGTGCTCACAGGCACCGTGGCCAAAGAGCTGGCCGGCCCAGCGGTGCTCATCTCCTTTGCGATCGCTGCCGTGGCCTCGCTGCTGGCGGCCCTGTGCTATGCGGAGTTTGGGGCCCGTGTGCCACGCACAGGCTCAGCCTACATGTTCACGTATGTGTCCATGGGCGAGCTCTGGGCCTTCCTCATTGGCTGGAACGTGCTCCTGGAGTACATGATCGGGGGCGCCGCCGTGGCACGGGCCTGGAGCGCTTACCTGGACTCCATCTTCAGCCACCACATCCGCAACTTCACAGAGACCCATGTGGGTGTGTGGCAGGTGCCCTTCCTCGCCCGCTACCCAGACTTCCTGGCCGCGGGCATCCTGCTGAtcgctgctgcctttgtgtcctgtgGGGCCCGTGTCTCCTCCTGGCTCAACCACATCTTCTCTGCCCTTAGCCTGGGCGTCATTGTCTTCATCGTCATCCTAGGCTTCGTGCTGGCCCAGCCCAGGAACTGGAGCTCGCAGGAGGGCGGCTTTGCCCCTTTCGGCTTCTCGGGCATCCTGGCAGGCACCGCCACCTGCTTTTACGCCTTCGTGGGCTTCGATGTCATCGCTGCCTCCAGCGAAGAGGCCAGGAACCCCAAACGGGCAGTGCCCATGGCCATCGCCATCTCCCTGAGCCTGGTGGCTGGCGTCTACATCCTGGTGTCCATGGTCCTGACCCTGATGGTGCCCTGGCACAGCCTGGACCCCGAGTCGGCCCTGGCCGACGCCTTCTACCGGCGTGGTTATGGCTGGGCAGGCTTCATTGTGGCCGTGGGATCCATTTGTGGTGAGTGGCAGGAGGGAGGTTTGGGGCCAGACCTGCATCCTTGTTCTCACAGGGCTCCCACATGGGGTTATCTCAGTTCTGCCCTGGGCCCAGTCAGGCCTGTCTGAGGCTCCCTGTGGCTCACTAGTCTGGTCATGATTTGTTTCAGTGAAGTCCACCCCCTTGGTCCTCCCCTGCATTCAAGGGGGAGCAGTCCTGGCCTGGCCATGACGAGGCCTTTTGGGCAGTCTGACTGCAGGGCCACATAAAGGGTGAACTATGCCACGATAACTGCCAGATGGCCGAGTCACAAAGGGGGCCACCGGGGGGCGCATCAATAGagtgttggatctggagtcaggaagacctgagttaaaatcctgcctcagacacttgctagctgtgtgaccccgggtgaGTCTCTgcacctctctggggctcagctgCCTCATATGTCAGataggatgataatagtacctctCTCCCATGGtcgttgtgaggattaaatgagaccaTGCATGTAAAGCATTTGGGTAGACTTAAAGatttatagaaatgttagttatacgATGATTATGATAAAAAAACAGAGAACAGGAGATAGCTTTCACACCTATGAAGTAACCAAAGAAGGGACAGTATCAATTTTAAAAGTTGAAATAGAcaatttcaattacataaaatcAAAAAGCTTTTACATGAGTAAAATCAATATAGCTACAATGAAAAGAGCACCcatagaatgggggaaaaaaaaaaacttgggccTCAAACATATTTAATAAAAGTCTGCTTTGCAAGCCCTATTGGGAATTGacacaaatatttaaaatcaagagtcttgggggcagctaggtggcacagtagataaagcaccagccctggattcagaaggacctgagttcaaatccagcctcagacacttgacacttaattagccgtgtgaccctgggcaagtcacttaaccctcattgccctgcaaaaaagaaaaagaaaaaagattgagtcTTTTCCCAGCGGATGGGATGTCGAGGCCCAGGTAGGTTAAGTAAGGGCTTCTGCCTGACGCTTTCCCAGTGAGGGCTCTCCTGGGGCGACCTCCCTGACTGTAGAACCTAAGTTGTCTAGCTGTGTGTCATAGCAGATGGAATGTTGgcgctggagtcagaaagacctgactgaatcagcctcagacaattatctagctgtgtggccctgggcaagtcatctgttagcctcagttttctcatccagagatggggatgataataacactcTCTCAACAGGTTCTTGTGTCAATCCAGTGAGATAACATAGGAGATATAGGTGTGTGTGATCGTTACTATTAGCCTCTGGTGGTCAGGCGGGGATTAGGGGAGGAGCATCGGCATCTCTGCCTGCAGTGGCTTAGGGAGCCAGCCAAGCTCCCTGCCCCAGCTTGTCCCTGagttccccctccctttccctccttgcaCCCTGAGCTGACCTGGTTCCGGGCCTCTCCTACAGCTATGAACACTGTTCTGCTCAGCAATCTCTTCTCCCTGCCAAGAATCGTCTATGCCATGGCTGCAGATGGACTCTTCTTCCAGGTGTTTGCCCACGTGCACCCCAAGACCCAGGTGCCAGTAGTGGCTATAGTCGCGTTTGGAAGTCTTATGGCCCTGCTGGCCCTGATCTTAGACCTGGAGTCCCTGGTGCAGTTCTTGTCGATTGGGACACTGCTGGCCTATACCTTTGTGGCGGCCAGCATCATCATCCTTCGATTCCAGAGAGCCCCAGCCCCGGGATCCCCACCAGCCCCACCCAGCCCGGGCCCCCCCTCCAAGGAATACGAGTCCTTCTCTGAcaggctgcagctggtgggggccACTCAGGCCGAGACCCCGGAGCCGGGTCAACTCAAACTAGCCTGGCGGCCCTACCTGCCCTTTCTGAGCACGCACTGTGGCTCAGGGGCTGCTGTGACCTGGGCCCTGGGGGGACTCATGGTGTCTGCTATTGGGCTCAACTGCGTGCTTATCTTTGGGGATTCCCCCCTGCACCTGCCCCGCTGGTGCTCCACCTTCCTGCTGGTTCTCTGCAGCTTGGTCTTCCTGTTCAGCCTACTCCTCCTTGGTGTCCATCAGCAGCAGCCAAGCCAGGACACCTTCCAGGTAACCTTCCTCCCTCAGCTGAAGCCTCCCCTGCCTCCTACCTCCACTTTCTCAGCCCTTTTGCCCTCCCATCTAATTTCCCTCATTCCCAGAATCATGGACTCACCAAACTTAAAGGAACCTCAGGGCTCATCAAGTCACACACTTGTCAGTCAACAAGCCCTGTCTAAAGATCATCACAGAGGGAAGACTTCctttagaagatgggattttagctgggacttaaaggaatcagGGAGGTCCATGGTCAGAGCAGAGGACAGTGATCCAGGCTTCAGACAgagcagggaagctaggtggcacagtggataaaacaacagcccttgattcaggaggacctgacttcaaatttggcctcagacacttgacacttactagctgtgtgactgtgggcaagtcacttaaccctcattgccccacagaaaaaaagaaaagaaaaaaagaaacagtcagagaaaatgcccagagtggaGAGATGGAGGCTCTTGTTCATGCAACAgtcaggaggccaatgtcattgCACCAAAGTGAAGGTACTGGGGAAGTAAGgtataggaagactggaaaggtaggaggggacaaggttatagagggctttgaatgtcaaccAGAgcgttttgtatttgatcctggaggcgatagggagtcactggaatttatcaaGTAGGGGGTGACATgctcagacctgcactttaggaaaatcactttggtggctgaatggaggatagactggagtggggagagactcaagGCAGGCAGACCCTCCTCTCCCCTACAGCTTAATAATGCCatagttcaggtgtgaggtgCTGAGAGTCTacactggggtgggggtaggggcggaagagagaagggggttgCATATGCAAGAGATAatgcaaaggtgaaatggacaaGAGGTGAAATCAAGGAGAGATATTATAAAGGTGAACTGgacaagagatgttgcagaggtgaaatcaacagagatattgcaaaggtgaaatggacaagaggtgctgcagaggtgaaatcaacaacAAAATTGCAAAGGTGAAAGGgacaagagatgctgcagaggtgaaattgataTGGCATGGATATGTGTGTGGGGAAggtgtgagagatagtgaggagttcaGGATGACTCCTGGATTGGAagcctgaggaactgggaggagagtggtgcccttgacagtaatgaggaagggagggagagggagaaggttaggggaaagagaatgagtttggtTTATTTAGCCCAGGGCTTTGTCTGATAGTGCTTCACACatagttttcattcattcatttattcattcccaaGGAGCACTCACACACTTATGCACAatgccccagtgcttagcacagtgtttaacACAGAGTAGGCCCTTGATAcctgcttgttgactgactaaatgattgcctcaaaaaacgtTCTGACTCCACCTCCACCTGGGTGCAAATCCTCTTCACACTTGCTGAGTTACACATCCCAACATCTTAGAGCCAGAGGGGACCTCTGGGGGTCCTAGAATCCCCTTTAGGACATACGTGCCTGCTCACACACCCACCAAGTCACCTGCTGGCCCCTGCTCCAGCTCCTGTTTGTTTGTATACTTCTAAACAAAACTGGCTTCTGCGCCCAATCTCTCTTTACCCCTGGTGAAGCCTGAAGGGGTTGTTTTGatatgggaggagagagagggaatgggGAGCCAGTGCAGGTGAAGGAGGGAGGCCTTAGTTAAGCTGTTAACAACCCTGGTACTCCAGTGTCTACTTCTGAGCCACTTTTTCCCTGGGGCAGGGGACTGACTAGATCCCACCCCCACCTGCCCtgttcccctctcccactctctcccTACTACCCCTCACCTCAGCCTCACCCTCCCCTGTCTCCTAGATCCCTTGGGTGCCCCTGACTCCGGCCCTGAGCATCCTTCTGAACATCTGTCTCATGCTGAAGCTGAGCTATATGACCTGGCTGCGCTTCGCTATCTGGTTGCTGGTAGGTGAGTGTCCCAGTGAAAGGCAAAGTGGACAAGAGGTACTTCAGAGGTGCTTCTCGTTCTGAGGGGTGCTGCGGGATCTCTCTAGGGCAGGGAACCACTGGCACTTCATCATACCACTGCACTTGAACACAAGACATTTACTGTGGGCCAGGAGCTCTGTCCTCTGCCTTCCACTCTACATTCTGTCCCTGCTCTGAGGAGGGGGTCTTATCCCTTTCAAACGAACTGTCACCATTTTACCATCTGCTAGGGGCTCACTTTGAGGGATCAggttggtggggaggagggatcaGAGAGTGGAAACTTTCAATAAACCTTCCAGGTCTGTCTGGTCTGGTTTGGTCTGGCtggaccctccccccacccccagcagatCAGACCTCAAAGGAGAGCATCTGGACCTGGGAGGGGGAGGTCTGACCAGGTTGTTTGTGACAGCCTGGAGACCCCTTCTCAcggtaatgtttttaaatgcacaaaataaaatatgcaggattacaaaggaaacccagAATATCGAAATAGTTATCAAGATATTTTTAacataatgagttcttttttgtttttattttattttacaagttctttttaaaaaatttttttttacaatgagtCCTTAATCCCAGGTCGAGGACCCCTCTTTTAGCCCAGCATCCCTGAACCAGAAAGGGTCATCTGACCTCTGTGGAAGCCCTGAGGTTATGGGGAATTCATGGCCTCCCCCATTCTCTTTTGGACAGCTTTCCTTGTTAGGCAGTGTCTCCTTACATGAAGGCCTATACCCCCTTTACCAATGGGAGGCTTCTGCCCTGAAGAACTAAACAGAACAGCTCCAGCACCTCTTTCCCGCAATGACCCATCAGACTATTAAACACTGCTATATTTCTCTTTGATGTCCAGAAACCCTTGCTAATGattagaatgggctgcctcaaaaGGGAATGAGTTTCCCGTGACTGGAGGTGTTCAGGCAGAGGCTGGGGGAGCACCTGGGCTCTTTGCCTGATCTCATAGGGTTTGGAGAAGCCTCTGATGTCCCTGACAGCTCGGAGACTTTGGGGACGCCATGTCCTGccaagtcttcccttctctagaCTCCTTTGAGGTTTCCTGGTATGCCTCAGTCCTCAGGTCCCTATCTGCCTGGCCGGACTTCTCCGCATCTCAGGTGGGCCCAGGCCCCTTTGGAGCCtgaccttcctctctccccacaggGCTCGGCGTCTACTTTGGCTATGGAATCAGGCACAGTAAGGAGAATGTGCAGGATCCTCCGGGCTCAGGCAGCACCCGCTACGTGGTATTCCCCAGTGGGAGCCTGGAGGAGACCGTCGAAGCAGTGCAGCCCCCAGGCCAGGCCAGCTCAGGACCTCCTGCCAGTGCCACCGCCAGCCCGGGGAGTAGCGGCTGATGCCCAGCAGACTGTTCAGAATGGCCCTCACTGCCAGGGGCTGGCAGGCccagcccctcctcccccaacccttaTACTTCTCTCCCAGCATCCTTGGAGCCTCCCCTCCCAACTGGAAGGAAGAATATGGGGGGGGGCTGTTCTCACTCACCCCCTTTCCCTGCCCTCCTCCTGTTGGCCTGACCCTGAGGCCCCTATGAGGAGCCACTCTGGAAGGGGGGCCCCGTAGCTGTGTGTCTGGGGTGGGGCATGCGGGGCAGTGGGCTGGGGGAAGCGCCCACAGAGGAGCCCTTACTTCCAGTGAGTCACAGGGACCCGCAAGGGCACAGTAGGTGAGGAGCAGAGCTTGGAGGTGTCTGGCAAGGGTGGCTGATGATGCTGAGCAATTTAGACGGGTTTCTTTGCTGGTGCTGTCTGCCACAGAGGCAGCTGGTACCCATCTGGGCTAAGTGATCAAGAATGATACCAACAACCCACACGGAGTAGTGTCTTTGTTCTCAACAAAGGGAGAAATGGGCCCAGGGAAGGGGAGAGTCAGATCTGACAGTGACGAAGTGCTGAGACTTAGCGGTTCCTTTCCTACCTCCGAGGCCTGGGACTTCTGTGGGGGGATCAATCCATGAGCAAGTATTGTTGGTCCCCTCCTCTGCCAGGTGCCCCCATCAGTCACTGAGCCCACAGTGGAGAAATGAGGCTTCTGAGGGAGCCGACCTCATCCTTTGTTGGCCGTGGGCGTGAGGCCCTGCACGGCAGCCCAGGCTCCAGTGGCGCTTTCTCAGCAATGCCCACGGCTTGTCAGAGTGTTTGCAAAGGATCCTGCACA includes:
- the SLC7A4 gene encoding cationic amino acid transporter 4 yields the protein MAWGLPSAASLARLCQKLNRLKPLEDAMMETSLRRCLSTLDLALLGIGGMVGSGLYVLTGTVAKELAGPAVLISFAIAAVASLLAALCYAEFGARVPRTGSAYMFTYVSMGELWAFLIGWNVLLEYMIGGAAVARAWSAYLDSIFSHHIRNFTETHVGVWQVPFLARYPDFLAAGILLIAAAFVSCGARVSSWLNHIFSALSLGVIVFIVILGFVLAQPRNWSSQEGGFAPFGFSGILAGTATCFYAFVGFDVIAASSEEARNPKRAVPMAIAISLSLVAGVYILVSMVLTLMVPWHSLDPESALADAFYRRGYGWAGFIVAVGSICAMNTVLLSNLFSLPRIVYAMAADGLFFQVFAHVHPKTQVPVVAIVAFGSLMALLALILDLESLVQFLSIGTLLAYTFVAASIIILRFQRAPAPGSPPAPPSPGPPSKEYESFSDRLQLVGATQAETPEPGQLKLAWRPYLPFLSTHCGSGAAVTWALGGLMVSAIGLNCVLIFGDSPLHLPRWCSTFLLVLCSLVFLFSLLLLGVHQQQPSQDTFQIPWVPLTPALSILLNICLMLKLSYMTWLRFAIWLLVGLGVYFGYGIRHSKENVQDPPGSGSTRYVVFPSGSLEETVEAVQPPGQASSGPPASATASPGSSG